The Deltaproteobacteria bacterium genome contains a region encoding:
- the selA gene encoding L-seryl-tRNA(Sec) selenium transferase, translating to MVKDDIKRELLKNLPGVDHLLERMRTDPRFDGVPRSVRLAGAREAIEEIRASILRGDPDSAASLVQDAGALEKACRIAEKRMALNLHPLVNATGVIVHTNLGRSRLAAAAISNLEAIGAGYSNLEFDLASGKRGSRYSAVEDLICEISGAEAAMAVNNNAGGVLLCLDTLAKGKKVVVSRGELVEIGGSFRIPDVMAKSGALLTEVGATNRTHARDYETAIDSETALLLKVHTSNFSVVGFTKSLSLKELVAMGRQHRLPVMEDLGSGTFVDFSKYGGINEPTVQESIAAGLDVVTFSGDKLLGGPQAGIIAGSKAILDRIKQNPLTRALRIDKLTLAALESTLRLYRDEKQAVEEIPTLKMLTAAPEILEEKAGRLAAMLERTAGEHFDVRTIGGTSRAGGGAMPLADLPTTCVGVEPKGMSVNRLERLLRGGRPAVIGRIEADLFILDVRTVREDEFPIIVNAVKSVMRTGDA from the coding sequence ATGGTCAAGGATGACATCAAACGGGAATTGTTGAAAAACCTGCCGGGAGTCGATCACCTGCTGGAACGCATGCGGACCGATCCGCGGTTCGACGGTGTCCCGCGTTCGGTCAGGCTGGCCGGCGCCAGGGAGGCGATCGAGGAGATACGGGCGTCCATCCTCCGGGGCGACCCGGATAGCGCTGCGTCCCTTGTACAGGACGCAGGTGCGCTGGAGAAGGCCTGCCGAATCGCCGAAAAGCGTATGGCTCTCAATCTGCACCCGCTGGTCAACGCCACCGGGGTTATTGTGCACACGAACCTCGGGCGTTCACGGCTGGCCGCAGCCGCCATCAGCAACCTCGAGGCCATCGGAGCCGGGTATTCAAACCTTGAATTCGATCTTGCATCCGGAAAAAGGGGGTCGCGCTACAGTGCCGTCGAGGACCTGATTTGTGAAATCAGTGGTGCCGAGGCGGCCATGGCGGTAAACAACAACGCGGGTGGCGTGCTGCTCTGCCTGGATACGCTTGCCAAGGGGAAAAAAGTGGTGGTTTCACGGGGCGAACTCGTGGAAATAGGAGGCTCTTTCCGGATTCCGGATGTAATGGCCAAAAGCGGCGCCCTGCTCACGGAGGTGGGCGCCACCAATCGCACCCACGCCAGGGACTATGAAACGGCGATCGACAGTGAAACCGCTTTACTGCTGAAGGTGCACACGAGCAATTTCAGTGTGGTGGGCTTTACCAAGAGCCTGTCCCTGAAAGAACTGGTGGCCATGGGTAGACAACATCGGTTGCCGGTGATGGAGGACCTCGGCAGCGGAACCTTCGTCGATTTTTCCAAATACGGCGGTATCAATGAACCGACCGTGCAGGAATCGATCGCCGCCGGGCTGGACGTCGTTACCTTCAGCGGCGACAAGTTGCTGGGCGGACCCCAGGCCGGCATCATTGCGGGATCGAAGGCGATTCTCGACAGAATCAAACAGAATCCGCTCACGAGGGCCCTGCGCATCGACAAACTGACCCTCGCCGCGTTGGAGAGCACCCTGCGTCTTTACAGGGATGAAAAACAGGCCGTTGAAGAAATTCCCACATTGAAAATGCTGACGGCAGCACCGGAAATCCTGGAGGAGAAAGCCGGGCGGCTTGCCGCTATGCTTGAACGGACGGCCGGGGAACATTTCGATGTAAGGACGATCGGAGGGACCTCCCGCGCGGGAGGAGGAGCCATGCCGCTTGCGGATCTGCCGACCACCTGTGTGGGCGTCGAACCGAAAGGCATGTCGGTAAACCGGTTGGAGCGGCTTCTCCGTGGCGGGCGGCCAGCGGTCATCGGGCGGATCGAAGCGGATCTTTTTATTCTGGATGTTCGCACCGTGCGGGAAGATGAATTTCCCATCATCGTGAATGCGGTGAAAAGCGTCATGCGGACGGGCGATGCATGA
- a CDS encoding tetratricopeptide repeat protein — MGKNKRHEKAVSTKSSAREFLRSRLSRLKNGFDSALNGAGTADGRVLETNRYDDLEFINGINKATSEADMFGVLVVRADQAAAHTGNAAHEDPGPQADHIAGVVEAVCRRADGVWGAMESGMFGCCVPGFDDDACLKTAEEIIRGVHALNNGSVSIGTARYPMLDYNRDEIVENAYKALNHAAFLGPGSTVAFDAVSLNISGDVLYQAGDIKGAADEFERGLRIDPRDENLNNSLGVCYGELGDLAGALGYFETVLAINPNSVLALHNAGYVKAMLDDPEGALAYFMRADAQDGSIFEIAFHTGKLLVEAGHQERAKPYLERAVKLNPAFGKAHYLMGECSRGMGLTDEAVRAYKSAIRRNPNDADALSALGLLYDEMGENPEIPLIFCEKSVELSPENGLFACRFGQVLMNQEKTQRALTMFEKARDLGYDAEEWIAAARAALSQGGQEGRASVGKGE; from the coding sequence GTGGGGAAAAACAAGCGCCACGAGAAGGCTGTTTCCACAAAAAGCAGCGCGCGGGAATTTTTGCGCAGCCGGTTGAGCAGGCTCAAGAACGGTTTTGATTCCGCACTCAACGGTGCCGGCACGGCGGATGGCCGGGTACTGGAAACCAACCGATACGATGACCTTGAATTCATCAACGGAATCAATAAAGCGACATCTGAAGCCGACATGTTCGGGGTGCTGGTGGTGAGAGCGGATCAAGCGGCCGCACACACCGGCAACGCCGCCCACGAAGATCCGGGGCCACAGGCGGACCACATCGCCGGGGTTGTCGAGGCGGTGTGCCGCCGGGCGGACGGTGTTTGGGGGGCGATGGAGAGCGGCATGTTCGGCTGCTGCGTGCCGGGTTTCGATGACGATGCCTGCCTGAAGACAGCGGAAGAAATTATCCGGGGGGTTCACGCGCTCAACAACGGCAGCGTATCCATCGGTACCGCCAGGTATCCGATGCTCGACTATAACCGGGACGAGATCGTGGAAAATGCGTATAAGGCCTTAAACCACGCCGCATTTCTCGGCCCCGGCAGCACGGTGGCCTTCGATGCCGTCAGCTTGAATATCAGCGGGGATGTCCTGTACCAGGCGGGGGATATCAAAGGCGCAGCCGACGAGTTCGAGCGCGGCCTGAGAATCGATCCCCGGGACGAAAATCTCAACAACAGCCTGGGGGTCTGCTACGGGGAACTGGGGGACCTTGCCGGGGCGCTCGGATATTTTGAAACTGTCCTGGCCATTAACCCCAATAGCGTGCTGGCGCTGCACAACGCCGGATACGTCAAGGCCATGTTGGACGACCCCGAAGGTGCCCTGGCGTATTTCATGCGCGCCGACGCACAGGACGGCAGCATTTTTGAAATCGCCTTCCACACGGGAAAGCTCCTGGTGGAAGCCGGACACCAGGAGAGGGCCAAGCCATACCTGGAAAGGGCGGTAAAGCTGAATCCCGCTTTCGGCAAGGCCCACTACCTGATGGGTGAATGCAGCCGTGGCATGGGCCTGACGGACGAAGCGGTCCGTGCCTATAAATCGGCTATAAGGCGCAACCCGAATGATGCCGATGCGTTATCGGCTCTGGGGCTGTTGTATGACGAGATGGGAGAGAATCCGGAGATCCCGCTTATTTTCTGTGAGAAAAGTGTGGAGCTTTCTCCGGAAAACGGACTTTTTGCCTGCCGCTTCGGGCAGGTACTGATGAACCAGGAAAAGACGCAAAGGGCGCTGACCATGTTTGAAAAGGCACGGGATCTCGGCTACGACGCCGAGGAGTGGATCGCGGCGGCCAGGGCGGCACTGTCCCAAGGAGGGCAGGAGGGCCGCGCTAGCGTTGGGAAAGGAGAATGA
- a CDS encoding zinc ribbon domain-containing protein, producing the protein MPIYEYHCNECGHDFERLVFGSEKPACSACNSENVGRLISACGFVSKGSSGETVGASAGASSCGGCSASSCAGCGTT; encoded by the coding sequence ATGCCGATTTATGAATATCACTGCAATGAGTGTGGACACGATTTCGAACGGCTGGTGTTTGGCAGCGAAAAGCCCGCCTGTTCCGCATGCAACAGCGAAAATGTCGGGCGGTTGATATCCGCCTGCGGGTTTGTCAGCAAGGGGAGCTCCGGTGAAACTGTCGGTGCATCGGCGGGAGCGTCCTCATGCGGCGGCTGCTCGGCTTCGAGTTGTGCGGGATGTGGAACGACCTGA
- the hemC gene encoding hydroxymethylbilane synthase encodes MMPACVRIGTRGSKLALWQANWVKSAIEAGHPSLEVEITVIKTRGDKILDVPLAKIGGKGLFVKEIEEALLARRIDMAVHSMKDMPADLPGGLCVGAIPARETPHDVLIAKDGRRLSELKKGSRIGTSSLRRAAQLLFARPDLSITPLRGNLDTRLRKLEAGEMDAIVLAAAGMKRMGMAGKISEYLDASVMLPAAGQGALCIETREDDEMIGRIAAELDHRETRMAVTGERAFLHRMGGSCQVPIAAYGKISGDRYCLTGLVAQIDGSECLREEGEGPVAETERIGITLAERLVEMGAERILKQLQQDQV; translated from the coding sequence CTGATGCCGGCATGCGTCAGAATCGGTACCCGTGGCAGCAAACTCGCGCTGTGGCAGGCGAACTGGGTCAAGTCAGCCATAGAAGCGGGCCATCCCTCCCTCGAGGTAGAGATCACGGTCATCAAAACCAGGGGGGACAAGATACTGGACGTGCCCCTGGCGAAGATCGGCGGAAAGGGCCTGTTCGTAAAGGAGATCGAAGAGGCGTTGCTTGCCCGAAGAATCGATATGGCGGTTCACAGCATGAAGGACATGCCCGCGGATCTGCCCGGGGGGCTCTGCGTCGGGGCCATCCCCGCGCGGGAGACGCCCCACGATGTCTTGATAGCGAAAGACGGCCGTCGGCTTTCCGAATTGAAAAAGGGGAGCCGCATCGGCACCAGCAGTCTTCGCCGTGCCGCCCAGCTGCTGTTTGCCCGACCCGATTTGAGCATCACGCCCTTGCGGGGCAACCTGGATACCCGCTTGAGAAAACTGGAAGCCGGAGAAATGGATGCCATCGTACTGGCCGCCGCCGGTATGAAACGCATGGGGATGGCCGGAAAAATTTCGGAGTACCTGGACGCGTCGGTCATGCTTCCCGCCGCCGGCCAGGGGGCCCTGTGCATCGAGACGCGGGAGGACGATGAAATGATCGGACGCATCGCAGCCGAACTGGATCACCGGGAGACACGCATGGCGGTTACCGGTGAAAGGGCATTCCTGCACCGGATGGGGGGCAGCTGCCAGGTACCCATTGCGGCTTACGGCAAAATCAGCGGCGACCGCTATTGTCTGACCGGACTGGTAGCGCAAATCGACGGTTCCGAGTGCCTGCGGGAAGAGGGCGAGGGCCCTGTGGCGGAAACCGAGAGGATCGGCATCACGTTGGCCGAGCGCCTGGTAGAGATGGGTGCGGAGCGCATACTAAAACAACTTCAGCAGGATCAGGTATGA
- the cobA gene encoding uroporphyrinogen-III C-methyltransferase: protein MNKRRGIVYLVGAGPGDPGLITLKGRQCIQRADVVVYDYLAAESLLRHAKSDAELIYVGKKGGDHTLSQSRINALLVEKASQGLVVTRLKGGDPFIFGRGGEEVEVLIEAGISFEVVPGVTSAVAAPAYAGIPLTHRKFTSTVAFVTGHEDPGKASSGIDWKALASGIGTLVFFMGVKNLKYIVNQLMRHGLTPERPAALIGWGTTPRQTTVTGTLGTIEKEAGKAGMKPPALIVIGDVVRLRERMKWFEKRPLLGRRIVVTRARKQASGFLQMLTDAGADCLECPTIKVVPPESWQALDRAVDRIAGYDWLVFTSVNGVTFFFERIFNAGLDSRSLQGIQVAAIGPATAERLMDYGIRCDIIPENYRAESMAAAFEKVAIADKSVLLPRAREARSVLPEALTRMGARVDEVIAYVTEVEDRNGGTLIDNLEKGNVDCITFTSSSTVKNFKRLLPADKFPALVGKTTIACIGPITAATAEALGFDVHIVAREYTIPGLYGAIVDHYKPS from the coding sequence ATGAACAAGAGGCGGGGAATCGTTTACCTGGTGGGAGCCGGCCCTGGTGACCCGGGCCTGATTACCCTTAAGGGCAGACAGTGCATCCAACGGGCGGATGTCGTCGTTTACGACTATCTGGCGGCCGAATCCCTACTGCGGCATGCCAAAAGCGATGCCGAACTCATCTACGTGGGGAAGAAGGGAGGGGATCACACCCTTTCCCAGTCCAGGATCAACGCCCTGCTGGTGGAAAAAGCCTCCCAGGGGCTGGTCGTAACCCGATTGAAAGGGGGCGATCCGTTCATCTTCGGCAGGGGCGGTGAAGAGGTCGAAGTGCTCATCGAAGCGGGCATTTCCTTTGAAGTCGTTCCGGGGGTCACCTCGGCGGTAGCCGCACCGGCCTATGCCGGTATTCCCCTGACCCATCGCAAATTCACCTCCACCGTGGCCTTCGTCACCGGCCATGAGGACCCCGGGAAGGCGTCGTCGGGCATCGACTGGAAAGCACTGGCCTCGGGAATCGGCACCCTGGTTTTTTTCATGGGGGTCAAAAATCTCAAGTATATCGTCAACCAGCTGATGCGGCACGGCCTGACGCCGGAAAGACCGGCAGCCCTGATCGGCTGGGGAACGACGCCTCGGCAGACCACTGTCACCGGCACCTTGGGAACCATAGAAAAAGAGGCCGGCAAAGCCGGTATGAAACCACCGGCGTTGATCGTCATCGGGGATGTCGTGCGTTTGCGCGAACGGATGAAGTGGTTCGAGAAGCGTCCGCTGCTGGGCAGGCGCATCGTGGTTACGCGTGCCAGGAAACAGGCCAGCGGATTCCTGCAGATGCTGACAGACGCCGGTGCGGATTGCCTGGAGTGTCCGACCATCAAAGTAGTGCCGCCTGAAAGCTGGCAGGCGCTGGATCGGGCTGTCGACCGGATCGCCGGCTATGACTGGCTTGTCTTTACCAGTGTAAACGGCGTGACATTTTTTTTCGAACGGATTTTTAACGCAGGATTGGACAGCCGATCGCTGCAGGGCATCCAGGTGGCGGCCATCGGCCCCGCCACGGCGGAACGCCTCATGGATTACGGCATTCGATGCGACATCATTCCTGAAAACTACCGGGCGGAGTCGATGGCTGCCGCTTTCGAGAAGGTGGCGATCGCGGATAAAAGCGTCCTGCTTCCACGGGCCAGGGAAGCGCGTTCCGTTCTGCCCGAGGCGTTGACCCGCATGGGGGCCCGGGTGGACGAAGTCATCGCATACGTCACCGAAGTCGAGGATCGGAACGGCGGGACCCTGATTGACAATCTGGAAAAAGGAAACGTCGACTGTATTACGTTCACCAGCTCCTCGACCGTCAAGAACTTCAAACGTCTGCTGCCGGCGGATAAATTCCCTGCACTCGTCGGAAAAACGACGATTGCCTGCATCGGACCGATAACGGCCGCAACTGCCGAAGCGCTCGGATTCGATGTTCATATCGTTGCCCGGGAATATACGATTCCGGGGCTCTACGGGGCCATCGTGGATCATTATAAGCCGTCTTGA
- a CDS encoding glucosyl-3-phosphoglycerate synthase, which produces MAYDWLKSNTFHHSEFSDLDRLAAAKQRKGLKISLCLPTLNEERTIAKEILIMKSELMIRFPLIDEIVVVDSGSTDRTQEAAEAYGARFYYAGDILPDLAHFKGKGENLWKALYITRGDIIIYLDADIKNIHHRFAYGLLGPLLLTDHIRYVKAFYDRPIALGQKKMRSTGGGRVTELVIRPLFSLFIPELTQIIQPLSGEYAGYRDILDKIPFPIGYGVETSMIMDIYTKWGLDVMGQTDLDRRVHRNQSTQALGRMAFVIMKTFINRKIKMGMIELREKMFDEMIQYNLVENEYEAAVYEMGGLERPPMHEIPAYADKFLKKATHGK; this is translated from the coding sequence ATGGCCTATGACTGGCTCAAGAGCAACACGTTTCACCATTCCGAGTTTTCCGATCTCGATCGCCTGGCGGCGGCCAAGCAGCGCAAAGGGCTGAAAATATCCCTGTGCCTGCCGACGCTCAATGAAGAACGCACGATCGCCAAAGAGATCCTGATCATGAAATCGGAACTGATGATCCGCTTTCCTCTGATCGACGAAATCGTCGTGGTCGACTCCGGGTCGACCGATCGCACTCAGGAGGCGGCCGAGGCGTATGGGGCCCGGTTTTATTATGCGGGTGACATCCTTCCCGATCTGGCGCACTTCAAAGGCAAGGGTGAGAATCTGTGGAAGGCGCTTTATATCACCCGCGGTGATATCATCATATACCTGGATGCCGATATCAAGAACATTCACCACCGGTTTGCATACGGCCTGCTGGGCCCTCTGCTGCTGACCGATCACATCCGGTATGTGAAGGCCTTTTACGACCGCCCCATCGCTCTGGGGCAAAAAAAGATGCGTTCCACCGGCGGCGGACGGGTGACGGAACTGGTGATCCGCCCGCTATTTTCACTGTTTATCCCCGAATTGACCCAGATCATCCAGCCGCTTTCAGGTGAGTACGCCGGATACAGGGATATTCTGGATAAAATTCCTTTTCCCATCGGTTACGGGGTGGAAACCAGCATGATCATGGACATCTATACGAAATGGGGGCTTGACGTCATGGGGCAGACGGACCTTGACCGGAGGGTTCACCGGAACCAGTCCACCCAGGCACTCGGTCGCATGGCGTTCGTGATCATGAAGACCTTTATCAACCGCAAGATCAAGATGGGGATGATCGAACTTAGAGAAAAAATGTTTGACGAGATGATTCAATACAATCTTGTCGAGAACGAGTACGAAGCGGCAGTTTATGAAATGGGGGGACTCGAACGCCCCCCGATGCACGAGATTCCGGCTTACGCCGACAAATTTTTAAAGAAAGCAACCCATGGAAAATAA
- the moaA gene encoding GTP 3',8-cyclase MoaA has protein sequence MENNPLKDKFNRHLTYLRISVTDRCNLRCIYCVPKGIVPKMPHDDILRYEEMLRIVRIGVAVGIRKVRVTGGEPLVRKGIGDFLKRLGAVDGLTDISITTNGYLLENNVEMIKAAGIRRINVSLDSLDRDKFAYITGYDVFDRVWQGILHAQASGLAPIKLNVVALKGHNEDELVDMARLSLTYPFHVRFIEYMPIGNSRVKTGDSILAPEIKRRIETIGSLEPITKNRMDGPAERYRFKDAPGEIGFIRPMSRHFCSTCNRLRLTADGHLRPCLLSDRQVDIKGPMRAGCSDEQIVEIFRSAVRHKHDAHRFARHEECRVADQMSGIGG, from the coding sequence ATGGAAAATAACCCGCTGAAAGACAAGTTTAACCGGCACCTGACCTACCTGCGGATATCGGTTACCGACAGATGCAACCTCCGCTGCATTTACTGTGTCCCCAAAGGGATCGTCCCCAAGATGCCCCATGACGATATCCTGCGTTATGAAGAGATGTTGCGGATCGTTCGCATCGGCGTGGCCGTGGGCATTCGCAAGGTGCGGGTGACCGGTGGAGAGCCGCTCGTACGCAAGGGCATCGGCGACTTTCTGAAAAGACTGGGGGCGGTGGACGGCCTGACCGACATATCCATAACCACGAACGGATACCTGCTGGAAAACAATGTGGAGATGATCAAGGCCGCGGGGATCCGGCGGATCAATGTGAGCTTGGACTCGCTTGACAGGGACAAGTTCGCCTATATTACGGGGTATGACGTTTTCGACCGTGTGTGGCAAGGCATTTTGCACGCACAAGCGTCAGGCCTTGCCCCCATAAAGCTGAATGTCGTGGCGCTCAAAGGACACAACGAAGATGAACTCGTGGACATGGCCAGGCTCTCCTTAACGTATCCCTTCCACGTCCGGTTCATCGAGTACATGCCGATCGGAAACTCGAGGGTGAAGACCGGGGATTCGATCCTGGCGCCGGAGATAAAGCGGCGGATCGAAACCATAGGGAGCCTGGAGCCGATAACCAAGAATCGGATGGACGGGCCGGCCGAGAGGTACCGCTTCAAAGACGCCCCCGGGGAAATCGGTTTCATCCGGCCCATGAGCCGTCATTTCTGTTCGACCTGCAACCGCCTGCGGTTGACGGCGGACGGACACCTGAGGCCCTGCCTCCTGTCAGACCGCCAGGTGGATATCAAGGGCCCGATGCGCGCGGGGTGCAGTGATGAACAGATCGTCGAGATATTCAGATCCGCCGTCCGCCACAAGCACGATGCCCACCGCTTTGCCCGGCACGAGGAATGCCGGGTGGCGGATCAGATGTCCGGAATCGGCGGTTAA
- a CDS encoding cyclic nucleotide-binding domain-containing protein — protein sequence MALYDMIATMPLFENFSEEEKKTFAQMDHSLLAFNKGDIIIREGDHYTSLYLLIRGSAQVTKTGYGSPIAQLKPGSVFGEISFLTHRARQSNVIADEKILALKIDDDFFDKIEPSMRDNIKNYLIELLAGRLDRMNEALSKIAKYARGYAVL from the coding sequence ATGGCGCTATACGATATGATCGCAACCATGCCGCTTTTTGAGAACTTTTCCGAAGAAGAAAAGAAAACGTTTGCCCAGATGGATCATTCGCTTCTGGCGTTCAACAAGGGGGACATTATCATCAGGGAGGGAGATCACTACACATCGCTCTATCTCCTGATAAGGGGCAGCGCCCAGGTGACCAAGACCGGCTACGGAAGTCCCATTGCACAGCTGAAACCGGGGTCGGTGTTCGGTGAGATATCCTTTCTGACGCACAGAGCCAGACAGAGCAACGTGATTGCAGATGAAAAGATTCTGGCCCTGAAAATCGACGACGATTTTTTTGACAAAATCGAACCCTCCATGCGTGACAACATCAAGAACTACCTGATAGAGCTTTTAGCCGGCCGGCTGGACCGCATGAACGAAGCCTTGAGCAAAATAGCCAAATATGCCCGGGGCTATGCTGTGCTGTAG
- a CDS encoding J domain-containing protein has translation MIDPNPMVNPHKSGGCLSCGKTEGLGRRKYCSVTCRQQLRYQLNVRTGLLKALNTRYATFYFTDSLLVLDILPYNESGIFSFLYPRESGKKPSEDFSQMSNVLGNRWWQEKKRTRRSYLASRLVLEKADRKNDAPGALKPQDIRIPTLKGNGRSLVHLQLSRADLDRPELKKVIKSAFRRQARKHHPDFGGGGGAFRRIYQAYEDLMTWAEEPTFTRRSGFPDKWFYDGEKNRWVQPAPRRTP, from the coding sequence ATGATTGATCCTAACCCTATGGTCAACCCCCATAAAAGCGGCGGCTGCCTGTCCTGCGGCAAAACCGAGGGATTGGGCCGACGAAAATATTGCTCTGTCACCTGCCGGCAGCAGCTGCGGTACCAATTGAACGTTAGAACCGGCCTTCTCAAGGCCCTCAACACAAGGTACGCGACCTTCTATTTTACCGACAGCTTGCTGGTGCTGGACATCCTGCCTTACAACGAATCCGGGATCTTCAGCTTTCTGTACCCGAGAGAAAGCGGGAAAAAGCCGTCCGAAGATTTCTCACAGATGTCCAATGTTCTCGGGAACCGGTGGTGGCAGGAAAAAAAGCGTACCCGGAGATCCTACTTGGCTTCCAGGCTTGTCCTGGAAAAAGCGGACAGGAAAAACGATGCCCCGGGAGCGCTGAAGCCGCAGGATATTCGCATACCGACGCTGAAGGGAAACGGGAGATCGCTGGTGCATTTGCAGCTGAGCAGAGCAGATCTTGACAGGCCTGAATTGAAAAAGGTTATCAAATCCGCATTCCGGCGACAGGCGCGCAAACACCACCCGGATTTCGGGGGGGGCGGGGGGGCATTCCGCAGGATCTATCAGGCGTACGAGGATCTGATGACCTGGGCCGAGGAACCGACCTTTACAAGGCGTTCCGGATTTCCCGACAAGTGGTTTTACGATGGGGAGAAAAACAGGTGGGTGCAGCCCGCACCGCGCCGGACTCCCTAA
- a CDS encoding hypoxanthine phosphoribosyltransferase, which yields MKDKIYVTAQELLDDAFELGLRIFKSGFRPSFIIGVWRGGTPVGIAVQEILDHLGVETDHIAIRTSSYYGIHAREKRVRVHALEYVVRHTNREDGLLIVDDVFDSGNSIRTIIQTLKKKMRRNLPEDIRVATAWFKPAKNITDIIPDYYIHETDRWLVFPHELDGLTREEIFANKPGLKALFEKVGLG from the coding sequence ATGAAAGATAAAATATACGTGACGGCCCAGGAACTGCTCGACGACGCTTTCGAGCTCGGCCTGCGCATCTTCAAAAGCGGCTTTCGACCCAGCTTCATCATCGGCGTGTGGCGGGGCGGCACGCCTGTCGGCATCGCCGTTCAGGAAATTTTGGACCACCTGGGGGTCGAGACAGACCACATCGCCATTCGAACCTCATCCTACTACGGCATCCATGCAAGAGAAAAACGGGTTCGGGTGCACGCGCTGGAGTATGTCGTCCGTCATACAAACCGGGAGGACGGCCTCCTCATCGTAGACGATGTGTTTGACAGCGGGAACAGTATCAGGACCATCATCCAAACCCTGAAGAAAAAAATGCGCCGCAACCTCCCTGAAGACATTCGGGTCGCCACCGCATGGTTTAAACCCGCCAAGAACATAACCGACATCATCCCGGACTACTACATCCATGAAACCGACCGTTGGCTGGTCTTTCCACATGAACTCGACGGGCTGACAAGGGAAGAAATTTTTGCCAACAAACCGGGGCTGAAGGCGCTTTTCGAGAAGGTGGGGCTGGGGTGA
- a CDS encoding serine/threonine protein kinase, translating into MVTIRTIDMSHLVGKDVGSSTVLREIGRGSMALVFEAYQRTLKRKIALKILPKSLMTSAAAERFQAEAEAAAILTHPNIIPIYEVGEADEFLFMSMQMVQGNDLSVYLEKAGKHVVPSRRILPLAATLKIIIQVLDALGYAHENGVIHRDIKPANILIEKRSKRPLISDFGTAKLVRGDDPDQTVILGTPLFMAPEQISTSEIDGRVDVYAAGILLFRMMVPDLPVIRYDSLVSLLKQKQNSPQGIFLKTPSQLNPSLNPAMDRIVAKAVAYDRNDRFEDCAAFVKALQWYRGRYLKP; encoded by the coding sequence ATGGTTACCATCAGAACCATTGACATGAGCCATCTTGTCGGTAAGGATGTCGGTTCATCCACGGTCCTGAGGGAGATCGGGCGGGGCAGCATGGCGTTGGTTTTCGAAGCTTACCAGCGCACGCTGAAGCGGAAAATCGCACTGAAGATCCTGCCGAAATCGCTGATGACCTCTGCTGCCGCGGAGAGGTTTCAAGCGGAGGCGGAGGCTGCGGCTATTCTGACCCACCCCAACATCATCCCCATTTATGAAGTCGGTGAAGCGGACGAATTCCTGTTCATGAGCATGCAGATGGTTCAGGGGAACGATCTGTCGGTATATCTTGAAAAGGCCGGGAAGCACGTGGTCCCCTCCAGGAGAATCCTGCCGCTGGCCGCAACGCTTAAAATCATCATCCAGGTATTGGACGCCCTGGGCTACGCCCATGAAAACGGCGTCATCCACCGCGATATCAAGCCGGCCAATATATTAATCGAAAAGCGCAGCAAACGACCGCTGATATCCGATTTCGGCACCGCCAAACTGGTGAGGGGGGATGACCCGGACCAGACGGTCATACTGGGAACACCGTTGTTCATGGCACCGGAACAGATATCGACATCGGAGATCGACGGGCGCGTGGACGTGTATGCCGCCGGCATTCTCCTCTTTCGCATGATGGTCCCCGATCTGCCCGTGATACGATATGACTCCCTTGTTTCCCTTTTGAAGCAGAAACAGAACAGCCCCCAGGGGATTTTTCTGAAAACGCCGTCCCAGCTCAATCCGTCCCTGAACCCGGCCATGGACCGCATTGTCGCCAAGGCGGTGGCGTACGACCGGAACGACCGTTTCGAAGACTGCGCCGCCTTTGTCAAGGCGTTGCAATGGTACCGTGGCCGGTATCTGAAACCGTGA